In the genome of Raphanus sativus cultivar WK10039 chromosome 4, ASM80110v3, whole genome shotgun sequence, one region contains:
- the LOC108854323 gene encoding disease resistance RPP13-like protein 4: MATEEPSNQQTEMLPPKKPKDDPTPAIRDILEIVDNLHKKFVPPSQKEQVLTASKSMGANNSSQVSENVHLRTTTSLPVPSSTEQDDTERYIPKLRRNLRLLKEDVVKLQDLRCEVADEVGKHITPLEKLLKKVEKGSSTAVLTKGMKKDLEDINKKIFNLMCQVPLLPNKRRKPGGLDSEGGDGENNGKGIECLPGIHANEEDLKRLAVFRDVRDRFKNLSVERRICLLSFAVFPENQEVNRTMLMYWWIGEGILICEERPEDVVKEILDEFVKEKLIEPVENKRKVEPNSYKMTPFVHSSVVLISKEIKLFDIYHKGKKPTMHKSDLNKVCLVEGSSSQPEAKATKMPGVNLIETVFNVSERFPDFAFKWFSEDQPAAKKKFGPMSKTVFKSLKVFYLGRWERTAKRHIEVENPELMRHLKHMTKLRLLSFQGISRIERLDDAVCKLRELIILDLRACYNLEKLPEKIDSLKALTYLDITDCYMIDRMPKRLSWLNNLVVLKGFVVSDANDEEKVCTLAELVHLEKLRKLSITINKGDFSVSDLFRAVEEFKSLEKFKVAWGGINEHKKVESTGGVVRGLIRTLTMVSKAPASLEGKLPKLPETLRKLDLQCFPDRELPTWLQPHRLGGLEKLYIKGGTELTGFRKFEPEETKECKVEVLRLKFLPRFKVEWRELRELFPKLEFLDKYQSPQVSFCPCDGIGIWRAKIV; the protein is encoded by the coding sequence ATGGCTACCGAGGAACCCTCGAACCAGCAGACGGAGATGTTGCCACCAAAGAAGCCAAAAGATGATCCAACGCCAGCCATCAGAGATATCCTCGAAATCGTGGATAATTTGCATAAGAAGTTTGTCCCTCCATCCCAAAAGGAACAAGTTCTAACAGCGTCTAAAAGCATGGGTGCTAACAACTCCTCACAAGTCTCTGAGAATGTGCATCTGAGGACTACGACCAGTCTCCCTGTACCTTCTTCAACAGAGCAGGATGACACCGAGCGTTATATCCCTAAGCTGAGACGTAACCTACGTCTTCTCAAGGAGGATGTGGTGAAGCTGCAAGATCTTCGCTGCGAAGTTGCGGATGAGGTCGGGAAACATATCACTCCGCTCGAAAAGCTGCTCAAGAAAGTTGAAAAGGGTTCTTCAACAGCTGTGTTGACCAAGGGTATGAAGAAAGATCTTGAGGACATCAACAAGAAGATCTTTAACTTGATGTGTCAGGTCCCTTTGCTGCCCAACAAACGCAGAAAGCCTGGTGGGTTAGACTCTGAGGGTGGAGATGGAGAGAACAATGGCAAAGGTATCGAGTGCTTGCCTGGTATCCATGCCAATGAAGAAGATCTCAAACGACTCGCGGTTTTCAGAGATGTGAGAGACAGATTCAAGAATCTTAGTGTTGAACGCAGGATCTGTCTCCTGAGCTTTGCTGTTTTCCCTGAGAATCAAGAGGTGAACAGAACGATGCTGATGTACTGGTGGATCGGGGAAGGCATTTTGATTTGTGAAGAGAGACCTGAAGATGTTGTGAAGGAGATTCTTGACGAGTTCGTTAAGGAAAAGTTGATAGAGCCTGTTGAAAACAAACGCAAAGTGGAGCCGAACAGCTACAAGATGACACCGTTTGTGCATTCTTCAGTGGTTCTCATCTCAAAGGAGATCAAACTCTTTGATATTTATCACAAAGGGAAGAAGCCAACCATGCACAAATCAGACCTAAACAAGGTCTGTCTTGTGGAAGGTTCATCAAGCCAACCAGAAGCAAAAGCTACTAAAATGCCAGGCGTGAATCTCATCGAGACAGTGTTCAATGTCTCCGAGAGGTTTCCCGATTTCGCGTTCAAATGGTTCTCTGAGGATCAACCAGCAGCGAAGAAGAAGTTTGGTCCTATGTCAAAGACTGTGTTTAAGTCTCTCAAAGTGTTTTACTTAGGTAGGTGGGAGAGAACCGCCAAGCGCCACATCGAAGTGGAGAATCCAGAGCTCATGAGACACTTGAAGCATATGACTAAACTAAGGCTTTTGAGCTTTCAAGGGATCTCGAGAATCGAAAGGCTTGATGATGCTGTCTGTAAGCTCCGTGAGCTGATCATCTTGGACCTTAGAGCTTGCTATAACTTGGAGAAGCTTCCGGAGAAGATAGATTCGCTCAAGGCACTGACTTACTTGGACATTACGGATTGTTACATGATAGATCGCATGCCTAAGAGGTTGTCGTGGTTGAATAACTTGGTGGTTCTGAAAGGGTTTGTTGTGAGTGATGCTAATGATGAGGAGAAGGTCTGCACGTTGGCTGAGTTGGTGCATTTGGAGAAGCTGAGGAAGCTGAGCATTACAATAAACAAAGGTGATTTTAGTGTAAGTGATCTGTTCCGTGCTGTTGAGGAATTCAAAAGTCTTGAGAAGTTTAAAGTGGCTTGGGGAGGTATTAATGAACATAAGAAAGTTGAATCTACTGGTGGGGTAGTAAGAGGGCTCATAAGAACGTTGACAATGGTTTCTAAGGCCCCAGCATCCCTAGAAGGAAAACTTCCCAAGCTTCCTGAGACACTGAGGAAACTTGACCTGCAGTGTTTTCCTGATCGGGAGCTTCCTACGTGGCTTCAGCCACATAGACTTGGTGGTCTGGAGAAACTGTACATTAAAGGAGGAACTGAACTTACTGGATTTAGAAAGTTTGAGCCTGAGGAGACAAAGGAGTGCAAAGTCGAGGTCTTGCGTCTGAAATTTCTTCCCAGGTTCAAAGTGGAGTGGAGGGAGCTGAGGGAACTCTTTCCAAAGCTGGAGTTCTTGGACAAGTATCAGTCTCCTCAGGTTAGCTTCTGCCCCTGCGATGGAATTGGAATCTGGCGCGCAAAAATAGTCTAA